The genome window CCTTCAGTTCAGGGTTCACCTCCCACACACCCAGCACCTGCCGCTTTCCTTCCCGCCAGCCCACCTGCACCACCATATCCACCGCCATCGCGAACATCTCCTTGGCGGCTTCGATACGCACCTGCGCATCCGCCCACATCAGCACGCCCAGACGATGAATCGCCGCTTCGGGTCCTTCCGCGTGCAGCGTGCTCAATCCGGGATGGTCGCTCATCTGCGCCCGGAACAGCGACAGCGCTGCCGTGCCTGTGCGCACTTCGCCCACGATCAGCCAGTTCGGCGCCATGCGCATGGCGTCATCCACCCCGTCCGAGAGGCTGTACCCGGGTACGTCGCTGCCCACCACCTGCGGACGCGCTTCCAGCGTGACCACGTTCTCGTGCGGCAGCCAGATTTCCTCCGGATCCTCAATCTTCACAATCCGCGCCGTCCGGGGAATGCCGTGCGCCAGCGCCGAGAGGAAGGTGGTTTTCCCGGTCGCCGTCCCCCCGATCACCAGCACCCGCAAGCCCTGCGCCACACCGTCCAACAGCGTCTCCATGACCGCTTGCGGACACATCCCCCACGCCACAATTTGCTCCGGCGG of Anaerolinea thermophila UNI-1 contains these proteins:
- a CDS encoding CpaF family protein codes for the protein MAAKELQGLPLAVLRDRQQLQARAQAAVSSAATRVGVALQPNLQAALAKAVAGRIGGLGALDELLPPTRTDLSEISLNPDGTIWILRKGERYFEKHNRQPSLDETWRSVEALLAPIGRAISEAQPSVDAKLPRMEGMGGARVKIVHPVLAPGLGYPAINIRLFEPRPVPPEQIVAWGMCPQAVMETLLDGVAQGLRVLVIGGTATGKTTFLSALAHGIPRTARIVKIEDPEEIWLPHENVVTLEARPQVVGSDVPGYSLSDGVDDAMRMAPNWLIVGEVRTGTAALSLFRAQMSDHPGLSTLHAEGPEAAIHRLGVLMWADAQVRIEAAKEMFAMAVDMVVQVGWREGKRQVLGVWEVNPELKGGNVTFRRLYQAGEERMEAFTRRRGG